Proteins encoded within one genomic window of Jiangella mangrovi:
- a CDS encoding DUF6286 domain-containing protein: MSAGAGAAEAADATAQQDVDTRGRLEIHERVVRKIAERAAAGVAGRTEQSTVWERLGGRSLPHANARVIGRHVRLEVEVGAPGGASLPDLAAAVRDAVAREVADLTGFAVDRVDVRVAAVAPFRASPEAEPLPAAGRPAAPGIARKAGLLVALLLVALGIAGIYDALVQGGVVDGRKLVEPLLEWLDGLEPQDWMLPAGIAVAAVGLLLVLAALWPRPRRSLPVAARTGVFATRGAVEELTVDSAAGHGGVLGASAKARPRAVVVRVVTDGEPGTAAEVRQGVADRLTRLARAPKVRVGARRKEER, translated from the coding sequence GTGAGCGCCGGAGCCGGCGCGGCCGAAGCGGCCGACGCGACGGCGCAGCAGGACGTCGACACCCGCGGCCGGCTGGAGATCCACGAGCGCGTGGTCCGGAAGATCGCCGAGCGGGCGGCCGCCGGCGTCGCCGGGCGCACCGAGCAGTCGACCGTCTGGGAGCGCCTCGGCGGCCGGTCGCTGCCGCACGCGAACGCGCGGGTGATCGGCCGGCACGTGCGGCTCGAGGTCGAGGTCGGCGCGCCGGGCGGCGCCAGCCTGCCCGACCTCGCGGCCGCCGTCCGGGACGCCGTCGCCCGCGAGGTCGCCGACCTCACCGGGTTCGCCGTCGACCGCGTGGATGTCCGTGTCGCGGCCGTCGCCCCCTTCCGCGCATCGCCGGAGGCCGAGCCGCTGCCCGCGGCGGGCCGGCCGGCCGCGCCGGGGATCGCCCGCAAGGCCGGCTTGCTGGTCGCGCTGCTCCTCGTCGCGCTCGGGATCGCGGGCATCTACGACGCGCTGGTGCAGGGCGGCGTGGTCGACGGGCGGAAGCTGGTCGAGCCGCTGCTGGAGTGGCTGGACGGGCTGGAGCCGCAGGACTGGATGCTCCCCGCGGGCATCGCCGTCGCCGCCGTGGGCCTGCTGCTGGTCCTGGCCGCGCTCTGGCCGCGGCCGCGCCGGTCGCTCCCGGTCGCGGCCCGCACCGGCGTGTTCGCCACGCGCGGCGCCGTCGAGGAGCTGACGGTGGACAGCGCGGCCGGCCACGGCGGGGTGCTCGGCGCCAGCGCGAAGGCCAGGCCCCGCGCCGTCGTCGTCCGCGTGGTCACCGACGGCGAGCCGGGGACCGCCGCCGAGGTGCGGCAGGGCGTGGCCGACCGGCTGACCCGGCTGGCCAGGGCGCCGAAGGTGCGCGTCGGCGCGCGACGCAAGGAGGAGCGGTGA
- a CDS encoding amino acid ABC transporter substrate-binding protein: MRTRSLTALSATAALTLFITAACSDDEPAADSGTDPADTAEPADPSDEGGAPSGDPIVVGSTLSLTGAFGPTGIIHQIAGEQFVEQLNENGGLLGRPVEWMVLDDESDQAQVTALYERLIGQEGVDLIIGPYATPNIISAMAVAERHGFTMPQHTAVLAPLMTYECQFPAWSIGPEPNAYVPEQVFDALDSLPTPPERVAFVINQGGSTDFIAQGSPDDDSDAGAVPIAEERGYEVVAEIRYPPDTTDWAPIAAQIRDADPDFVFNSGLAVDPVNLLQAMEQLDYRPPLMFSLFPAPGPLLGLGDVADGLLSVSIFEPNDALIQAAGPEAQAIVDEFETRAAAEGLPYTAFETQATASWNAWEILVAAVEGAGDTDQQAMCDYLHENGADTTFSGHLEFNPDDNNFWPSTQGLKQIQDGDWVMVWPADRAAAQLQPPVG, from the coding sequence ATGAGGACCCGTTCGCTGACCGCCCTGTCCGCGACGGCGGCGTTGACGCTGTTCATCACCGCCGCCTGCTCGGACGACGAACCGGCGGCCGATTCCGGCACGGACCCGGCCGACACCGCGGAGCCGGCCGATCCGTCCGACGAGGGCGGCGCGCCGAGCGGGGACCCGATCGTCGTCGGCTCCACCCTCTCGCTGACCGGCGCCTTCGGACCGACGGGCATCATCCACCAGATCGCCGGCGAGCAGTTCGTCGAGCAGCTGAACGAGAACGGCGGGCTGCTCGGCCGGCCGGTCGAGTGGATGGTGCTGGACGACGAGTCCGACCAGGCGCAGGTCACCGCGCTGTACGAGCGGCTGATCGGCCAGGAGGGCGTCGACCTCATCATCGGGCCGTACGCCACCCCGAACATCATCTCCGCCATGGCCGTCGCCGAGCGGCACGGCTTCACGATGCCGCAGCACACGGCCGTGCTCGCGCCCCTCATGACGTACGAGTGCCAGTTCCCGGCCTGGTCCATCGGCCCGGAGCCCAACGCGTACGTCCCCGAGCAGGTCTTCGACGCCCTCGACAGCCTGCCGACGCCGCCCGAGCGGGTCGCGTTCGTCATCAACCAGGGCGGGTCGACGGACTTCATCGCCCAGGGCTCGCCCGACGACGACAGCGACGCGGGCGCCGTCCCCATCGCCGAGGAGCGCGGGTACGAGGTCGTCGCCGAGATCCGGTACCCGCCGGACACCACGGACTGGGCGCCCATCGCCGCGCAGATCCGCGACGCCGACCCCGACTTCGTGTTCAACAGCGGGCTGGCCGTCGACCCCGTCAACCTGTTGCAGGCCATGGAGCAGCTCGACTACCGGCCGCCCCTGATGTTCAGCCTGTTCCCGGCGCCCGGCCCGCTGCTGGGCCTGGGCGACGTGGCCGACGGGCTGCTGTCGGTGTCGATCTTCGAGCCGAACGACGCGCTCATCCAGGCGGCCGGTCCCGAGGCGCAGGCGATCGTCGACGAGTTCGAGACGCGCGCCGCCGCCGAGGGCCTGCCGTACACCGCGTTCGAGACGCAGGCCACCGCGTCGTGGAACGCCTGGGAGATCCTCGTCGCCGCCGTCGAGGGCGCCGGCGACACCGACCAGCAGGCCATGTGCGACTACCTGCACGAGAACGGCGCCGACACCACGTTCAGCGGCCACCTCGAGTTCAACCCGGACGACAACAACTTCTGGCCCAGCACCCAGGGCCTGAAGCAGATCCAGGACGGCGACTGGGTCATGGTCTGGCCAGCCGACCGCGCGGCTGCGCAGCTCCAGCCGCCGGTCGGCTGA
- a CDS encoding type II toxin-antitoxin system ParD family antitoxin, whose product MTSNSSASSPDPHAREPIRRSNDWRDLRTLVLDGATSAPVGTADATYFDGLRTRVEQALDE is encoded by the coding sequence ATGACGAGCAACTCGAGCGCCAGCTCGCCCGACCCGCACGCGCGAGAGCCGATCCGACGCAGCAACGACTGGCGGGACCTGCGGACCCTCGTGCTCGACGGCGCCACTTCGGCGCCAGTCGGCACCGCCGACGCCACATACTTCGACGGGCTCCGCACCCGGGTCGAGCAGGCGCTCGACGAATGA
- a CDS encoding IS630 family transposase, whose translation MPSPVAPVVTLTDEERSQLLTWSRRPTSANALAVRSRIVLAAGDGLGNTAIAQKLGIAVSSARKWRSRFVADRLDGLLDEPRPGRPRTVGDEQVEAVITRTLETTPKDATHWSTRSLAAELGLSQSAVSRIWRAFGLQPHRQESWKLSKDPLFVDKVKDVVGLYLDPPERAVVLCVDEKSQIQALDRTAPILPMLPGTPQRATHDYKRYGTSSLYAALDLATGQVIGSLHARHRAIEFKKFLAKIDAEVPAELDVHVVLDNASTHKTPAVKRWLIEHPRFTLHFTPTSSSWLNLVERWFGELTTKKLQRGTHRSVRELNTDIRAWIDTWNDNPRPYVWTKTADQILESIARYCTRINDSGH comes from the coding sequence GTGCCGAGTCCGGTTGCCCCTGTTGTGACGTTGACTGATGAGGAGCGGTCGCAGCTGTTGACGTGGTCGCGGCGGCCGACGAGCGCGAATGCGTTGGCGGTGCGGTCGCGGATCGTGCTGGCCGCTGGTGACGGGCTGGGGAACACCGCGATCGCGCAGAAGCTCGGGATCGCGGTGTCGAGTGCGCGTAAGTGGCGCTCGCGGTTCGTCGCCGACCGACTCGATGGCCTGCTTGATGAACCGCGCCCTGGCCGGCCCCGCACGGTTGGTGACGAGCAGGTCGAGGCGGTGATCACCCGGACGCTGGAGACGACGCCGAAGGATGCGACGCACTGGTCGACTCGGTCGCTGGCGGCCGAGCTGGGCCTGTCGCAGTCCGCGGTCTCGCGGATCTGGCGGGCCTTCGGCCTGCAGCCGCACCGGCAGGAGTCGTGGAAGCTGTCCAAGGACCCGCTGTTCGTCGACAAGGTCAAAGACGTCGTGGGTCTCTACCTCGACCCGCCCGAGCGGGCCGTGGTGCTGTGCGTGGACGAGAAGTCCCAGATCCAGGCCCTGGACCGCACGGCCCCGATCCTGCCCATGCTCCCGGGCACCCCGCAGCGCGCCACCCATGACTACAAGCGCTACGGCACGTCCAGCCTCTACGCCGCCCTCGACCTCGCCACCGGCCAGGTCATCGGCTCGCTGCACGCCCGCCACCGAGCGATCGAGTTCAAGAAGTTCCTGGCCAAGATCGACGCCGAGGTGCCCGCGGAACTCGACGTGCACGTCGTGCTCGACAACGCCTCGACCCACAAGACACCGGCCGTGAAGCGATGGCTGATCGAACACCCCCGCTTCACGCTCCACTTCACCCCGACCAGCTCCTCATGGCTCAACCTGGTCGAACGCTGGTTCGGCGAGCTGACCACGAAGAAACTCCAACGCGGCACCCACCGGTCAGTCCGCGAACTCAACACCGACATCCGCGCCTGGATCGACACCTGGAACGACAACCCCAGGCCCTACGTGTGGACCAAGACCGCCGACCAGATCCTCGAATCCATCGCCAGATACTGCACGCGAATTAACGACTCAGGACACTAG
- a CDS encoding ABC transporter permease subunit — MKGQVMARGLGGFVLVFAVLAALALWREDLGLPIFYLVLASTALFWIAQATSWNVLSGYSGYFSFGQGAFVGVGAYTTAVLGGRHGVDFYLTVPVAAVFSALLALLVGGLAFRLRSFRGEIFALLTLAVPFILAALARVNSEIDGGQGVVVPVAEYPEWLAQFQDFLYLLNLIVAVAAVAAAFAIQHTRFGWALASIRDAEDVAEGLGVATFRYKMQAIAVTGLIGGAAGSLFALQIGFVTVESVFGLTIPLFVIVMSVLGGRTHWVGPVLGAVVIVLIQDRLSASGFEGWNLIVLGAILAVLVVVAPDGLQARLWRRPWQAALALVVVTGVLAVVDSWGGPLDWFVSGVLAAVAVVLWPGRAPTPVERRPPTAAAADPVETEADAVVPGPVPAQAEPGEVLVECREVAKSFGGVRALDGVSLRIRAGELVGLVGPNGSGKTTLVNLLSGALRPTSGSIEVAGRDIVGLAPHRIAHVGVSRTHQIPKPFESMTVRDNVAMAIMFGRSPRPLGPAREEAEACLDVVHLRHLADARPAEINLHERQLLEMARAIATKPKVLLLDEALAGLNPAEIDAAVAVVRRIHATGITIVIVEHLLRVVNQLATRVVVLNQGALLADGDPRTVMNDPDVIRAYLGRHAHARGT; from the coding sequence ATGAAGGGCCAGGTGATGGCCCGCGGGCTCGGCGGCTTCGTGCTGGTGTTCGCCGTGCTGGCGGCGCTGGCACTGTGGCGCGAGGACCTCGGCCTGCCGATCTTCTACCTCGTGCTGGCGTCGACGGCGCTGTTCTGGATCGCGCAGGCGACCAGCTGGAACGTCCTGTCCGGCTACAGCGGCTACTTCAGCTTCGGGCAGGGCGCGTTCGTCGGCGTCGGCGCGTACACGACGGCGGTGCTGGGCGGGCGGCACGGCGTCGACTTCTACCTGACGGTGCCGGTGGCGGCGGTGTTCTCGGCGCTCCTGGCGCTGCTGGTCGGCGGGCTGGCGTTCCGGCTGCGCTCGTTCCGCGGCGAGATCTTCGCGCTGCTCACGCTGGCGGTGCCGTTCATCCTGGCCGCGCTGGCCCGGGTCAACAGCGAGATCGACGGCGGCCAGGGCGTCGTTGTGCCGGTCGCGGAGTATCCCGAGTGGCTGGCGCAGTTCCAGGACTTCCTCTACCTGCTGAACCTCATCGTCGCGGTGGCCGCGGTCGCGGCGGCGTTCGCGATCCAGCACACCCGGTTCGGCTGGGCGCTGGCGTCCATCCGCGACGCCGAGGACGTCGCCGAGGGCCTGGGCGTCGCGACGTTCCGCTACAAGATGCAGGCCATCGCCGTGACGGGGCTCATCGGCGGTGCGGCGGGCAGCTTGTTCGCCCTGCAGATCGGCTTCGTCACCGTCGAGAGCGTGTTCGGGCTGACGATCCCGCTGTTCGTCATCGTCATGAGCGTGCTGGGCGGACGGACGCACTGGGTCGGGCCGGTGCTCGGCGCCGTGGTCATCGTCCTCATCCAGGACCGGCTGTCGGCGTCCGGGTTCGAGGGCTGGAACCTCATCGTGCTCGGCGCCATTCTGGCCGTCCTGGTCGTCGTCGCGCCCGACGGGTTGCAGGCGCGGCTCTGGCGCCGGCCGTGGCAGGCCGCGCTGGCGCTGGTGGTGGTGACGGGGGTGCTGGCGGTCGTCGACTCCTGGGGCGGGCCGCTGGACTGGTTCGTCAGCGGCGTGCTGGCCGCGGTCGCCGTCGTGCTCTGGCCGGGCCGCGCGCCCACGCCGGTCGAACGCCGTCCGCCCACGGCGGCCGCAGCCGACCCCGTCGAGACCGAGGCTGACGCCGTCGTTCCCGGGCCTGTTCCTGCCCAGGCCGAGCCGGGGGAGGTACTGGTCGAGTGCCGCGAGGTCGCCAAGTCCTTCGGCGGCGTCCGCGCGCTCGACGGCGTCAGCCTGCGGATCCGCGCGGGCGAGCTGGTCGGGCTGGTCGGGCCGAACGGGTCCGGCAAGACGACGCTGGTCAACCTGCTCTCCGGGGCGTTGCGGCCAACCAGCGGGTCGATCGAGGTCGCTGGGCGCGACATCGTCGGGCTGGCGCCGCACCGCATCGCGCACGTCGGGGTCAGCCGCACGCACCAGATCCCGAAGCCGTTCGAGTCGATGACGGTCCGCGACAACGTGGCGATGGCGATCATGTTCGGGCGCTCGCCGCGGCCGCTCGGCCCGGCCCGCGAGGAGGCTGAGGCCTGCCTCGACGTCGTCCACCTGCGGCACCTGGCCGACGCCAGACCCGCGGAGATCAACCTGCACGAACGGCAGCTGCTCGAGATGGCCCGGGCCATCGCCACCAAGCCGAAGGTGCTGCTGCTCGACGAGGCGCTGGCCGGCCTCAACCCGGCCGAGATCGACGCCGCGGTCGCCGTGGTCCGGCGCATCCACGCGACCGGCATCACGATCGTCATCGTCGAGCACCTGCTGCGGGTCGTGAACCAGCTGGCCACACGGGTCGTCGTGCTGAACCAGGGCGCGCTGCTGGCCGACGGCGACCCGCGGACGGTCATGAACGACCCCGACGTCATCCGCGCCTACCTGGGGAGGCACGCCCATGCTCGAGGTACGTGA
- a CDS encoding Asp23/Gls24 family envelope stress response protein — MTTDGPNVSATGSTTGSTTGGGATTGSASGSGGTTAPARESRREPAQGPLVTEMGRTTIADGVVSKIAGIAAREVSGVHDLGGGAARMVGAIRERIPGSRTNLQQGVSVEVGERQAAIDIDIVADYGVSVVDLSTGIRRNVVAAVERMTGLEVTEVNVLVNDVYVEGEDEGEQRESRVE; from the coding sequence ATGACCACCGACGGACCGAACGTGTCGGCGACGGGGAGCACGACGGGGAGTACGACCGGAGGCGGAGCGACGACGGGGAGCGCTTCCGGCAGTGGGGGGACGACGGCGCCTGCGCGGGAGTCGAGGCGCGAACCCGCGCAGGGGCCGCTCGTCACGGAGATGGGCCGCACCACCATCGCCGACGGCGTCGTGTCGAAGATTGCCGGCATCGCCGCGCGCGAGGTGTCCGGCGTGCACGACCTCGGGGGCGGCGCCGCCCGCATGGTCGGGGCGATCCGCGAGCGGATCCCGGGCTCGCGCACCAACCTCCAGCAGGGCGTCTCGGTCGAGGTCGGGGAGCGGCAGGCGGCCATCGACATCGACATCGTGGCCGACTACGGCGTCTCCGTCGTCGACCTCTCGACGGGGATCCGCCGCAACGTGGTCGCCGCGGTGGAGCGGATGACCGGGCTCGAGGTCACCGAGGTGAACGTCCTGGTCAACGACGTGTACGTCGAGGGCGAGGACGAGGGCGAGCAACGCGAGAGCCGGGTCGAGTGA
- a CDS encoding sigma-70 family RNA polymerase sigma factor: MSDGPGTPEQLDDLVLARRAGLGDRVAFGVIARRHGPVMYRLARRVLLDDGDAEEAVQDALLAAWRHLAEFRGAAALRSWLLRLTINKAHNVRRKRRPLPLEAGDHDTMVDGVGDPVRGIIENELVAALDAALASLPEPQRVAWLLREVDELSYEEIAEIMHTSRDVVRGLLHRARRRLAERLAAWR; the protein is encoded by the coding sequence GTGAGCGATGGGCCCGGGACACCGGAGCAGCTGGACGACCTCGTCCTCGCCCGGCGCGCGGGGCTGGGCGACCGGGTGGCGTTCGGCGTCATCGCGCGGCGGCACGGCCCGGTCATGTACCGGCTCGCCCGCCGCGTCCTGCTCGACGACGGCGACGCGGAGGAGGCCGTGCAGGACGCGCTGCTCGCGGCCTGGCGGCACCTGGCCGAGTTCCGCGGGGCGGCGGCGCTGCGCAGCTGGCTGCTGCGGCTCACGATCAACAAGGCCCACAACGTCCGGCGCAAACGGCGTCCGCTGCCGCTGGAGGCCGGCGACCACGACACGATGGTCGACGGCGTCGGAGACCCGGTCCGTGGAATCATCGAGAACGAACTGGTGGCCGCGCTCGACGCGGCGCTGGCGTCGCTCCCCGAGCCGCAGCGGGTGGCCTGGCTGCTGCGCGAGGTCGACGAGCTCAGCTACGAGGAGATCGCCGAGATCATGCACACCTCCCGCGACGTCGTGCGCGGCCTGCTGCACCGCGCCCGGCGGCGGCTCGCGGAGAGGCTGGCGGCATGGCGCTGA
- a CDS encoding pyridoxamine 5'-phosphate oxidase family protein, whose product MGKVHESIDGRLRAFIEAQQMFFVATAPSGPDGHVNVSPKGIGGSFAVLDEHTVAYLDYTASGAETIAHLRENGRITLMFCAFTGPPNIVRLHGSGRFVTLYDDEFEELAELFPERRGARAVIVVDVHRVSDSCGYGVPLMDYAGERDLLPPYMERKGADGQAEYRQRKNSVSVDGLPAFDYDPV is encoded by the coding sequence GTGGGCAAGGTGCACGAATCGATCGACGGCCGGCTCCGCGCGTTCATCGAGGCGCAGCAGATGTTCTTCGTCGCGACCGCGCCGAGCGGGCCGGACGGCCACGTCAACGTCTCGCCGAAGGGCATCGGCGGCTCCTTCGCGGTGCTCGACGAGCACACCGTCGCCTATCTCGACTACACCGCCAGCGGCGCCGAGACCATCGCCCACCTGCGCGAGAACGGTCGCATCACGCTGATGTTCTGCGCCTTCACCGGCCCGCCGAACATCGTCCGGCTGCACGGGTCCGGCCGGTTCGTGACGCTGTACGACGACGAGTTCGAGGAGCTGGCGGAGCTCTTCCCCGAGCGGCGCGGCGCCCGCGCCGTCATCGTCGTCGACGTCCACCGGGTGTCGGACTCCTGCGGCTACGGCGTCCCACTCATGGACTATGCCGGCGAGCGCGACCTGCTGCCGCCGTACATGGAACGCAAGGGTGCGGACGGGCAGGCCGAGTACCGGCAGCGGAAGAACAGCGTCAGCGTCGACGGGCTGCCGGCGTTCGACTACGACCCCGTGTGA
- a CDS encoding Asp23/Gls24 family envelope stress response protein, with product MELPGTTADPERQPDRAEIVAAAVLAVPGVAGLYGGLFGEVATHLAGRRVAGVRIDDGGNAEVHVVLQWGHPVPATAYAVRRAVARLVPGGVHVVVDDVAAPENGGES from the coding sequence ATGGAGCTGCCGGGGACCACCGCGGACCCGGAGCGGCAGCCGGACCGCGCCGAGATCGTCGCGGCCGCGGTGCTGGCGGTCCCGGGTGTGGCCGGGCTCTACGGCGGGCTGTTCGGCGAGGTCGCGACCCACCTGGCCGGCCGGCGGGTGGCGGGGGTCCGGATCGACGACGGCGGCAACGCCGAGGTGCACGTCGTCCTGCAGTGGGGTCATCCGGTGCCGGCGACGGCGTACGCGGTCCGCCGCGCGGTGGCGCGGCTGGTGCCCGGCGGGGTACACGTCGTGGTCGACGACGTCGCCGCCCCGGAGAACGGAGGCGAATCGTGA
- a CDS encoding branched-chain amino acid ABC transporter permease — translation MTTLQAALSGALVGGMFAVMAAGLSLTWGMLRVINLAHFGLILVGAYLTFQLATSWGIDPILTIVLTVPLMFLVGAGLQWAFDRLGVEEFASLLVSFGLLIIVMQTVSNVWSADFQRMDGDINPYATESVSIGRFVFPAPTLIAFVFAVVIVVAADQVLRRTFAGRALRAFAEDRAVASAFGIDHRRLGMVLAGLSAASAAVAGMLFALGNAVTPSTPFEWIGVVFAVVILGGIGQVGGVLLAGVLVGTLSAVVSATWSPALSPLVLFSAIILALLFRPYGLLTPAARGAR, via the coding sequence ATGACGACACTGCAAGCCGCGCTCAGCGGGGCCCTCGTCGGGGGCATGTTCGCGGTCATGGCCGCGGGCCTGTCCCTGACGTGGGGCATGCTGAGGGTCATCAACCTGGCGCACTTCGGGCTGATCCTCGTCGGCGCCTACCTGACCTTCCAGCTGGCGACGTCGTGGGGCATCGACCCGATCCTCACCATCGTCCTGACGGTGCCGCTGATGTTCCTCGTGGGCGCGGGCCTGCAGTGGGCCTTCGACCGGCTCGGCGTCGAGGAGTTCGCGTCGCTGCTGGTCAGCTTCGGCCTGCTGATCATCGTCATGCAGACGGTGAGCAACGTGTGGAGCGCCGACTTCCAGCGCATGGACGGCGACATCAACCCGTACGCGACGGAGTCGGTGTCGATCGGGCGGTTCGTGTTCCCGGCGCCGACGCTGATCGCGTTCGTGTTCGCGGTGGTCATCGTGGTGGCGGCCGACCAGGTGCTGCGGCGCACGTTCGCCGGCCGGGCGCTTCGGGCGTTCGCCGAGGACCGCGCCGTCGCGTCGGCGTTCGGCATCGACCACCGCCGGCTCGGCATGGTGCTGGCGGGCCTGTCGGCGGCATCCGCAGCGGTCGCCGGCATGCTCTTCGCGCTCGGCAACGCCGTGACGCCGTCGACGCCGTTCGAGTGGATCGGAGTGGTGTTCGCGGTGGTCATCCTCGGCGGCATCGGCCAGGTGGGCGGCGTCCTGCTGGCCGGCGTGCTGGTCGGGACGCTGTCGGCGGTGGTGTCGGCGACGTGGTCGCCGGCGCTGTCGCCGCTGGTGCTGTTCTCGGCGATCATCCTGGCGCTGCTGTTCCGGCCGTACGGACTGCTGACCCCCGCCGCCCGGGGTGCGCGATGA
- a CDS encoding ABC transporter ATP-binding protein, with product MLEVRELEAWYGQAQALWGIDVDVADGEVVALVGPNGAGKSTLVQAVAGLHRSTRGTIAVDGVDVARVPAHRVGDHGVALVPEGRRVFARMTVHDNLVLGAYRRGARPGLAAGLERVHGLFPRLAERSSQLAGSLSGGEQQMLAIGRALLAQPRLLLMDEPSLGLAPVVVDEVFDAIRTINADGVSVLLVEQDVERALEVSARGYVLAEGRIVASGSAAELTGSALVRKSVLGL from the coding sequence ATGCTCGAGGTACGTGAGCTCGAGGCCTGGTACGGCCAGGCGCAGGCGCTCTGGGGCATCGACGTCGACGTGGCGGACGGTGAGGTGGTCGCCCTGGTCGGGCCCAACGGCGCCGGCAAGTCGACGCTCGTGCAGGCGGTCGCCGGGCTGCACCGCTCGACCCGGGGCACCATCGCCGTCGACGGCGTCGACGTCGCCCGCGTGCCGGCCCACCGCGTCGGCGACCACGGGGTCGCGCTGGTGCCCGAGGGGCGTCGCGTGTTCGCCCGGATGACGGTGCACGACAACCTGGTGCTGGGGGCGTACCGGCGCGGGGCCCGTCCTGGGTTGGCTGCCGGGTTGGAGCGGGTGCATGGGTTGTTCCCCCGCCTCGCCGAGCGGTCGTCGCAGCTGGCCGGGAGTCTGAGCGGCGGCGAGCAGCAGATGCTGGCCATCGGGCGGGCACTGCTGGCCCAGCCGCGGCTGCTGCTCATGGACGAGCCGTCGCTGGGCCTCGCCCCCGTCGTCGTCGACGAGGTGTTCGACGCCATCCGCACCATCAACGCCGACGGCGTCAGCGTCCTGCTGGTCGAACAGGACGTCGAGCGGGCGCTGGAGGTGTCGGCGCGCGGGTACGTGCTCGCCGAGGGGCGCATCGTCGCGTCCGGCAGTGCCGCCGAGCTGACCGGGAGCGCGTTGGTGCGGAAGAGCGTTCTCGGCCTGTGA